The window ATCTATTAAACTAACTGTTTTTTAATATAAATCATTTAGTAAAATATATTATATAAAATAAGTGTTTATTAATCTATAATTATAAAATTAAACTTTTTTAAGTGAAATTATTTTTATTTTGTAACAAATTTGATATTAATAATGTTAATACTATTAAACAGGATTAAATGTTTCTATAAAATAGTGTTTAACAGGAAATTGGTTTTGCAAATAATTTCCTAACGCTTGTATTCCAAAACGTTCTGTAGCATGATGACCGCAAGAAAAATAGTGAATATTTAAATCTTTCGCTTGATAATAAGTTCTTTCAGAAATTTCTCCACTTATATAAGCATCTACTCCTAAATCATATGCTTTTAAAATTAGATCTTGTGCAGCTCCTGTACACCAAGCAATATTTTTTATATACTTATTTGAAGATTGTATATGCAAAGGTATTCTTCCAATCTTTAAGATAATTAAATCTATAAATTCCTTATAAGTCTTGCATTCTTTAAAAGATCCGTACCAAAGTAAATTTTTTATATTAAATACTTTACAAGAATTAATGTTATCAAGTTCAAAAAGCTTTCCTAAACAAATATTATTACCAATTTCTTTATGACAATCCAGCGGTAAATGATATGAAAACAATGAAACATTATTTTTTATCAATTTTTCTATTTGTTTTTTTTTAATCCCAATAATTGCTGGAGAATCTTTTTTCCAAAAATATCCATGGTGAACGATAATCGCAT is drawn from Candidatus Legionella polyplacis and contains these coding sequences:
- a CDS encoding Nif3-like dinuclear metal center hexameric protein, producing the protein MILRNFLDSYLNDLLECNTFEDSVYNGLQIEGSEKISSLCTAVSISNEVIDKVELLQSDAIIVHHGYFWKKDSPAIIGIKKKQIEKLIKNNVSLFSYHLPLDCHKEIGNNICLGKLFELDNINSCKVFNIKNLLWYGSFKECKTYKEFIDLIILKIGRIPLHIQSSNKYIKNIAWCTGAAQDLILKAYDLGVDAYISGEISERTYYQAKDLNIHYFSCGHHATERFGIQALGNYLQNQFPVKHYFIETFNPV